In Streptomyces canus, one DNA window encodes the following:
- a CDS encoding outer membrane protein assembly factor BamB family protein, with protein MAAGRRAAAKGVPRAGRGKAVAGVDVSDRTLWRVPGGGVLYRRPAMADGAVYVLDDLSALAAIDASTGERRWTLRNDSTIESSPVAGTGVVYFADMTGYLTAVDATTGEVRWKWRARRSKTRMKTNMSTPAAAGHIVYAAHDSRMWALDGLTGRPVWDVGVADHRTFLNPPPMVADGVLYAAEGGHLLALDSTTGDRRWDVVPRWGVQQTPTVAGGSVYVGNREGLVVMDAATGEERWRLSPGGTVWATPAVAEGIVVAGVSGWYLVAVDAESGRERWRLKARGEIHATPAVADGTVYAGSADGRLWAVDAATGQARWKVRTAGPVHSTPLVRGDTVYIDSLDEHLYAVRAHRPGEAAAEDRRAALAPALRTGIRRGSVPAAPAPIAGTVRWRVRISGAGRFSPTVADDVVYLSTYRGLLALDAATGQERWKLTSAHLFDSSPVLADGTLYVGNGRHLWAVDAATGHVRWKRATDYVGDTRPAVADGTVYTAGRNGCVWAVDAATGRRRWKQRLRPRRPRSYRRFTSPTVADGRVYVSFPGDSLWAVDAATGNRLWGVKTYSPPYTAPVVADGTLYVGGDRGLIAVDAATGGRRWQRSYGRDTWSTPAVVDGTVYMGSNGWYLWAVDAATGKERWKQETGAAHQSSPTVAEGTVYIGSEDMSLWAVNAATGEEHWRLHTRGKVNSSPVVADGTVYVSSQDNFLYAVHT; from the coding sequence GTGGCCGCGGGGCGCCGGGCGGCCGCGAAAGGCGTACCGCGCGCGGGGAGGGGGAAAGCGGTGGCCGGTGTCGACGTCAGCGACAGAACGTTGTGGAGGGTGCCTGGCGGGGGCGTCCTCTACCGGAGGCCGGCGATGGCCGACGGCGCCGTCTACGTCCTCGACGACCTCAGCGCTCTGGCAGCGATCGACGCGAGCACCGGAGAGCGGCGTTGGACACTGCGCAACGACTCCACGATCGAGTCATCGCCGGTGGCCGGCACCGGCGTTGTGTACTTCGCCGACATGACCGGCTACTTGACGGCGGTGGACGCCACGACCGGCGAGGTGCGCTGGAAGTGGAGAGCGCGCCGGTCGAAGACCAGGATGAAGACGAACATGTCGACGCCGGCGGCGGCCGGCCACATCGTGTACGCCGCACACGACAGCCGGATGTGGGCGCTGGACGGGCTCACCGGCCGGCCGGTGTGGGACGTCGGGGTGGCGGACCATCGCACATTCCTGAATCCACCGCCCATGGTGGCCGACGGTGTTCTGTACGCGGCCGAGGGCGGGCACCTGCTGGCGCTGGACAGCACCACCGGAGACAGGCGATGGGATGTCGTTCCCCGCTGGGGCGTTCAGCAGACGCCGACGGTGGCCGGCGGAAGCGTGTATGTGGGCAACCGTGAGGGCCTGGTCGTGATGGACGCGGCGACGGGCGAGGAACGCTGGCGGTTGTCCCCGGGAGGGACGGTGTGGGCGACGCCCGCGGTGGCCGAGGGCATCGTGGTCGCCGGTGTCAGCGGCTGGTACCTGGTGGCGGTGGACGCCGAATCGGGTCGGGAAAGGTGGCGGCTGAAGGCCCGCGGTGAGATCCACGCGACGCCGGCTGTCGCCGACGGCACGGTGTACGCAGGCAGCGCTGACGGGCGCCTGTGGGCGGTGGACGCGGCCACGGGCCAGGCACGGTGGAAGGTCAGGACCGCAGGGCCGGTGCACTCCACGCCCTTGGTGAGGGGTGACACGGTGTACATCGACAGTCTCGACGAGCACCTCTACGCCGTACGGGCTCACCGGCCGGGCGAAGCAGCTGCCGAGGACCGCCGCGCTGCCTTGGCCCCCGCGCTGCGAACCGGCATACGTCGAGGATCAGTTCCGGCAGCCCCGGCCCCGATCGCCGGCACAGTGCGCTGGCGGGTGCGGATCAGCGGTGCGGGACGTTTCTCGCCGACTGTCGCCGACGACGTCGTGTACCTGAGCACCTACCGCGGCTTGCTGGCACTGGACGCCGCCACGGGCCAGGAACGGTGGAAACTGACGTCCGCCCACCTGTTCGACTCATCACCGGTGCTTGCCGACGGCACGCTGTACGTCGGCAACGGGAGGCACCTGTGGGCCGTGGACGCGGCCACCGGCCATGTGCGGTGGAAGCGTGCGACCGACTATGTGGGAGATACCCGACCGGCGGTGGCCGACGGCACGGTGTACACAGCCGGCCGGAACGGATGCGTCTGGGCCGTGGACGCGGCCACGGGCCGCAGGCGGTGGAAGCAGAGGCTTCGGCCGCGCCGGCCACGGTCCTACCGCCGGTTCACCTCCCCCACGGTGGCCGACGGCCGGGTCTACGTCAGCTTCCCCGGCGATTCCCTGTGGGCGGTGGACGCCGCCACGGGAAACAGGCTGTGGGGGGTGAAAACCTACTCTCCGCCTTACACCGCACCGGTAGTGGCCGACGGCACCCTCTACGTCGGGGGCGACCGCGGTCTGATCGCGGTGGACGCCGCCACCGGCGGAAGGCGGTGGCAGCGGTCCTACGGCAGGGACACATGGTCCACGCCGGCGGTCGTCGACGGGACCGTGTACATGGGCAGCAACGGCTGGTACCTGTGGGCCGTCGACGCGGCCACCGGGAAGGAACGCTGGAAGCAGGAGACCGGAGCCGCTCATCAATCGTCGCCGACGGTGGCGGAAGGGACCGTGTACATCGGCAGCGAGGACATGTCGCTCTGGGCCGTCAACGCGGCCACGGGCGAGGAACATTGGCGGCTGCACACACGCGGAAAGGTGAATTCGTCGCCCGTGGTGGCGGACGGAACTGTGTACGTCAGCAGCCAGGACAACTTCCTGTACGCGGTTCACACCTGA
- a CDS encoding WD40 repeat domain-containing protein — MIPKLPLHSPRWRDLDGVTAEEVKALLEQMASAAVTGSGDEWRQAWTYMTGGLMDDGTVSDGAYAALPHLVEAAAALPPGQSVDFWADMGFIVTATDRPPVPTDLEAGFSAALRLAERAATHSLLAAKAPAQVCAHLVLSCVAFAGHRTGEALWRLLDPKESGLLLVCPGCGSDTEIPDFFVDPVHPTFEAPELLEPVPVRQAEHPWGEVAAALREEALGEGWEPFLRVARQVAETGIPTETPAQAVLCLVAAMVAVKGAPQWAGKEWARELMMLTGDFCCWDCERTWTIVDGLTENPDGARPQNPLTTTCAASGGSAATVEPAAADRTREAATRFRQDGNALLAGDGTSWGRISMFSDSEPGGPGGVDALTVVPRPGRPPLVAGGGGRGVVCLWGVADGRLVHEPLPGHPDRIRSMTALPLPDGGILLASGGDTGTIALWNPLTGQPVREPVGNWPGGVTGMCTATVPDGRTLLVTATPRGAVRLWDPLTGEPVGRLNPYGSPIQSIAAVPISTGHTLIAASDTGGRVHVWDPAVDDPWERGEAVQLSAHALKDADHRVATVAAVPAYHRTVLATGDNRGVVMLWDLVTGAPIGDGLPVSTGTAGLPVITGTTLPDGRTVLVTGSKSSHRLRIWEPETGAVRHIALEVALTCLATAGPELIVGHDRGVLKLPLA; from the coding sequence ATGATTCCCAAGCTGCCCTTGCACAGCCCCCGTTGGCGTGACCTCGACGGAGTGACAGCCGAGGAGGTGAAAGCGCTCCTCGAGCAGATGGCGTCCGCGGCTGTCACGGGCAGCGGCGATGAATGGCGGCAGGCCTGGACGTACATGACCGGCGGCCTGATGGATGACGGAACCGTGTCCGACGGGGCCTACGCGGCCCTGCCGCATCTCGTCGAGGCGGCAGCGGCCCTGCCTCCGGGGCAGTCCGTGGATTTCTGGGCGGACATGGGATTCATCGTGACCGCGACGGACAGGCCTCCCGTCCCGACGGATCTCGAGGCGGGGTTCAGCGCCGCACTGCGTCTGGCCGAGCGGGCGGCCACACACAGCCTCCTTGCCGCAAAAGCTCCCGCACAGGTCTGTGCCCACCTCGTGCTCTCCTGCGTGGCCTTCGCCGGCCACCGCACGGGCGAAGCGCTGTGGCGGCTTCTCGATCCCAAGGAGAGCGGTCTCCTGCTGGTGTGTCCGGGGTGCGGAAGCGATACCGAGATACCCGACTTCTTTGTGGACCCGGTGCATCCGACCTTCGAAGCTCCGGAGCTTCTTGAGCCCGTCCCTGTCCGCCAGGCAGAGCACCCGTGGGGCGAGGTGGCCGCAGCGTTGCGGGAGGAGGCGCTGGGGGAGGGGTGGGAGCCCTTCCTACGGGTGGCACGCCAAGTCGCGGAGACCGGAATACCTACCGAAACACCGGCGCAGGCCGTGCTGTGTCTGGTCGCCGCCATGGTCGCGGTCAAGGGCGCCCCACAATGGGCCGGGAAGGAGTGGGCCCGCGAACTGATGATGTTGACCGGGGACTTCTGCTGCTGGGACTGCGAGCGGACATGGACGATCGTTGACGGCCTGACGGAGAACCCGGACGGTGCCCGCCCCCAGAATCCTCTGACGACAACGTGCGCGGCCTCCGGCGGATCGGCAGCCACGGTGGAGCCGGCGGCGGCCGACCGAACACGCGAAGCGGCGACCCGGTTCCGACAGGACGGGAACGCTCTGCTCGCGGGCGACGGCACATCCTGGGGCCGCATATCGATGTTCTCCGATTCCGAGCCCGGTGGGCCAGGAGGTGTCGACGCGCTGACGGTGGTGCCCCGCCCGGGTCGGCCACCCCTCGTGGCCGGCGGCGGGGGCAGGGGCGTGGTGTGTCTGTGGGGCGTGGCCGACGGCCGACTCGTCCATGAACCGCTGCCAGGACATCCTGACCGCATCCGCTCGATGACCGCCCTGCCTCTGCCCGATGGCGGCATCCTTCTGGCGAGCGGAGGCGACACCGGGACCATCGCCCTGTGGAATCCGCTCACTGGGCAGCCGGTTCGCGAACCGGTCGGCAACTGGCCCGGCGGGGTGACCGGAATGTGTACGGCGACCGTCCCCGACGGTCGGACCCTGCTCGTCACCGCAACGCCCCGCGGGGCCGTCCGGTTGTGGGACCCACTCACCGGTGAGCCCGTCGGGCGCCTCAACCCCTATGGCAGCCCGATCCAGTCGATCGCCGCCGTCCCGATCTCCACCGGCCACACGCTGATCGCGGCCTCGGACACCGGGGGCCGCGTTCACGTGTGGGATCCGGCCGTCGACGACCCCTGGGAACGAGGCGAGGCCGTCCAGTTGAGCGCACATGCGCTCAAGGACGCCGACCACCGTGTGGCAACGGTGGCGGCTGTGCCCGCATATCACCGAACGGTGCTGGCCACCGGAGACAACCGCGGCGTGGTCATGCTGTGGGACCTTGTCACCGGTGCCCCGATCGGCGACGGTCTGCCCGTCTCGACAGGCACCGCCGGCCTGCCGGTCATCACCGGCACCACCCTGCCCGACGGCCGCACCGTCCTGGTCACCGGCAGCAAGAGCAGTCACAGACTCCGGATATGGGAACCGGAGACCGGTGCGGTGCGGCACATCGCCCTGGAGGTGGCGCTCACCTGCCTGGCCACGGCAGGTCCGGAGCTGATCGTCGGACATGACCGCGGGGTCCTCAAACTCCCGCTCGCCTGA
- a CDS encoding DNA/RNA non-specific endonuclease yields the protein MTIMHAIRPERPGRRRARSALLALLTAVTLGLSTGVSSAQQGEGEQVRQVGRPTSAEAPATAPLTRTSAFPAEPGEHCRPTRAGSKERRAGATEACVSTSPAPVKHSATQQQRLTALAAADSGSCDITTPGSYSYKRFAYCVSGVSVVYILRDSNGKDIGRGTLAVSTSATLPAKGTKWDEQVTVTMTAASGSVTALNAKFRASCGTGCTATKTAPWYGGDLTLGQSLSGTVAYSSAPAPGTDVQFTTSYKLYVTSPGATAVDPNASWDNPRKIRCDDAVRDVTATSTASPGCVIPSVMAVVPMSAQGSDPGGAVAAYQWAQQNLADGWGQSKPLTREKSGTADRTARTCGSAGTEPFEANTDLVDTDTCGEFPFAEVKEGGIDGGECVEVIPNASSGAWDTYVLGDSRDMDPAAPCVRAHVPAADKQFADGKLTEGFENQRVIDADQFKVAFTTPADVPQAPCLANLPTGALPSGTGWIKNTTEAVAHVNKTTTPLGSPGTRPTTAQACLGKTLGKGKEASGDITGWQDAQLFAQANPPVVAQARCHLIANILGGPGRIRDGGQNNLVPCWQVGMNTGTPSMRTYEFEAQRTVALDSFGPNDAIFYQVTPVFRDETSTIPVGVTMSANIQRANGTTEQLFPNVFVPNTQADTGLLNLGN from the coding sequence ATGACGATCATGCACGCGATACGACCTGAACGGCCCGGACGAAGACGAGCCCGGTCGGCCCTGTTGGCCCTCCTGACCGCGGTGACGCTGGGCCTGTCCACCGGTGTGAGCTCCGCCCAGCAAGGGGAGGGAGAACAGGTGCGACAGGTGGGCAGGCCCACGTCGGCGGAGGCGCCGGCGACCGCCCCGCTCACCAGGACCAGCGCCTTTCCCGCGGAACCCGGGGAGCACTGCCGGCCCACCCGTGCGGGCTCGAAGGAGCGCCGGGCGGGCGCCACCGAGGCATGTGTGAGCACGAGCCCGGCCCCGGTCAAGCACTCGGCGACACAGCAGCAGCGTCTCACCGCGCTCGCGGCCGCCGACTCCGGCAGCTGCGACATCACCACCCCCGGCAGCTACTCCTACAAGCGCTTCGCGTACTGCGTGAGCGGGGTGAGCGTCGTCTACATCCTGCGTGACAGCAACGGCAAGGACATCGGACGGGGCACCCTGGCGGTGTCGACCAGTGCGACCCTGCCCGCCAAGGGCACCAAGTGGGACGAGCAGGTCACGGTGACGATGACCGCCGCGAGCGGCAGCGTCACCGCCCTCAACGCCAAGTTCAGGGCCTCCTGCGGAACCGGCTGCACGGCGACGAAGACCGCCCCCTGGTACGGCGGTGACCTGACCCTGGGCCAGTCCCTCAGCGGCACCGTCGCCTACTCCTCGGCCCCGGCCCCGGGCACCGACGTACAGTTCACCACCTCGTACAAGCTGTACGTGACGTCCCCGGGCGCCACGGCCGTCGACCCGAACGCCTCATGGGACAACCCCCGCAAGATCCGCTGCGACGACGCGGTCCGGGACGTCACTGCCACGAGCACGGCGTCACCAGGTTGCGTCATCCCCTCTGTCATGGCCGTCGTGCCGATGAGCGCGCAGGGCTCGGACCCCGGTGGCGCGGTGGCCGCCTACCAGTGGGCGCAGCAGAACCTCGCGGACGGCTGGGGGCAGAGCAAGCCGCTGACCAGGGAGAAGAGCGGGACAGCCGACCGTACGGCGCGCACCTGCGGAAGCGCGGGCACCGAGCCCTTCGAGGCCAACACGGACCTCGTCGACACCGACACCTGTGGCGAGTTCCCCTTCGCGGAGGTCAAGGAGGGAGGAATCGACGGCGGTGAGTGCGTCGAGGTGATCCCGAATGCCAGCAGCGGCGCATGGGATACCTACGTCCTCGGCGACAGCCGGGACATGGATCCCGCCGCGCCCTGTGTGCGCGCCCATGTCCCGGCCGCCGACAAGCAGTTCGCCGACGGGAAGCTCACCGAGGGCTTCGAGAACCAGCGGGTGATCGACGCCGACCAGTTCAAGGTGGCCTTCACGACGCCGGCCGACGTCCCGCAGGCCCCTTGCCTGGCGAACCTGCCGACCGGTGCGCTTCCTTCCGGCACCGGGTGGATCAAGAACACCACCGAAGCGGTCGCCCACGTCAACAAGACCACCACCCCGCTCGGCTCGCCCGGCACCCGGCCGACGACGGCGCAGGCCTGCCTGGGGAAGACGCTCGGCAAGGGCAAGGAGGCCTCGGGGGACATCACCGGCTGGCAGGACGCTCAGCTGTTCGCCCAGGCGAACCCGCCCGTCGTCGCACAGGCCCGGTGCCACCTGATCGCGAACATCCTCGGCGGACCGGGCAGGATCCGGGACGGCGGGCAGAACAACCTCGTCCCGTGCTGGCAGGTGGGGATGAACACCGGTACCCCGAGCATGCGGACCTACGAGTTCGAGGCTCAACGGACCGTGGCGCTGGACTCCTTCGGGCCGAACGACGCGATCTTCTACCAGGTCACGCCCGTCTTCCGGGACGAGACCAGCACCATTCCGGTGGGTGTCACGATGAGCGCTAACATCCAACGGGCGAACGGCACGACGGAGCAGCTGTTCCCCAACGTCTTCGTCCCCAACACCCAGGCGGACACTGGGTTGCTCAACCTCGGAAACTGA